One Phaseolus vulgaris cultivar G19833 chromosome 11, P. vulgaris v2.0, whole genome shotgun sequence genomic window carries:
- the LOC137805509 gene encoding uncharacterized protein, producing the protein MAMKSGAAATEAGEAMVSGGGRGGADSAPSLLSCWRIIGGSEVALGGLSIKGFPPCGGVPAKRGTRADFLLLKGATPSVSSSSDRISKTLFPLSRGVGAGDEAAARGTAAIGEGELGAGSTSESGGDVGDGLEAPSAVIGGGGVGAGGRIGFAVGLEEAPALAARASFSAFANIILLETPITDPTPRQTKQQGLVLKQLREFTIREET; encoded by the coding sequence atggcaatgaagtcaggggcggctgcgacggaagcaggggaagcaatggtttctggcggcggcagaGGCGGAGCAGATTCCGCACCTTCGCTCCTTTCCTGTTggagaatcataggagggagtgaggttgcgcttggagggttgtccataaaggggttccctccctgcggcggTGTCCCTGccaaaagaggaacccgcgcggattttctcctcttgaagggtgccacgccttctgtttcctcatcatctgacagaatctccaaaaccctttttcctttgtcgaggggggttggagccggtgacgaggccgcagctaggggcaCAGCGGCGATAGGCGAAGGAGAGTTGGGGGCTGGAAGCACGTCAGAGTCAGGTGGagacgtcggagatgggctGGAAGCACCCTCAGCAGTGATTGGCGGCGGCGGTGTCGGAGCCGGCGGGAGAATCGGATTTGCAGTAGGGCTGGAGgaggcgcctgccttggcggcacgagcctccttcagtgctttcgccaacatcattcttttggaaacgcccatcaccgatcctacaccAAGGCAGACCAAACAGCAAGGGTTAGTACTAAAACAGCTACGCGAATTCACGATACGCGAAGAGAcatga